The stretch of DNA GGGCGGCTCGCGCTCCGCCAGGTCGCTCGACGCCAGCTGACGGACCTTCGCCGGGCGCGTCCTGCCGTCCTTGAGTTCCACCCCCTCGCGCAGAGCCTGCAGGGCGGCATCGCTCGGCTCTCCCTCCACCTGGACGCGGTACGTCTTGGGCTGCTTGTGACGGGGGTCGCTGATCCGGTGGATCAGCTCACCGTCGTCGCTGAGCAGCAGCAGACCCTCGGAGTCGAAGTCCAGCCGCCCGGCGGCATAGATCCCCGGCACCGGGATCACATCGGCCAGGGTGGCGCGGCGCTCCGACGCGTCGACACGACGGTCGGTGAACTGCGAGAGCATGCGATAGGGCTTGTGCAGCAGGTAAAGGTTCATCGTGTCCTTCCACTATACCGGGCGCCCGATGGCAATCAACGCCCGATGCCATAACGCAACGGCTCCCCTCCGCCAAGGGGCGGACGGGAGCCGGGAGGGCCGCCCGCAGCGGGCGGCAGGTCGCCTCGGGCGATACGTCAGTCCTGGGCGACCAGCGCCAGGGCGTCGTTCAGGGTCTTGCTGGGACGCATGACGGCACGCGCCAGCTCAGGGTCTGCATGGTAGTACCCCCCGATCTCCACCGGGTGCCCCTGCACACCGTTCAGCTCTTCGAGAATGGTCGCCTCGTTGGCCGTCAACGTCTCGGCCAGGCGCGTGAAGAGTTTCTTGAGCTCGGCATCCTCGTCCTGGGCGGCCAGGGCCTGGGCCCAGTAGAGGGCGAGGTAGAAGTGGCTGCCGCGGTTGTCCAGCTCCCCCGCCTTGCGGGAGGGCGACTTGTTGTGCTCGAGGAACTCACCGGTGGCCTTGTCCAGCGCCTCGGCCAGCAGGGTCGCGCGGGCGTTGCCGAACTGCTTGGCGAGATGCTCCAGGGAGGCCCCCATGGCGAGGAACTCGCCGAGGCTGTCCCAGCGCAAGTGGTTTTCCTCGAGGAGCTGCTGGACGTGCTTGGGCGCCGAACCGCCGGCCCCGGTCTCGAACATGCCGCCACCGGCCATCAGGGGCACGATGGAGAGCATCTTGGCGCTGGTGCCCAGCTCCAGGATCGGGAACAGGTCGGTGAGGTAGTCGCGCAGGATGTTGCCGGTCACCGAGATGGTGTCGAGGCCGCGGACCACGCGCTCGAGGGTGTAGCGCATGGCCCGGACCTGGGACATGATCTGGATGTCGAGCCCCTCGGTGTCATGCTCCTCGAGGTAGGCCCTGACCTTCTTGATCAGTTCATTCTCGTGCGGGCGGTAGGGGTCGAGCCAGAACACGGCCGGCATGCCGGAGTCGCGGCAGCGGTCCACCGCCAGCTTCACCCAGTCGCGGATCGGCGCATCCTTGACCTGGCACATCCGCCAGATATCGCCTTCCTCGACGGTCTGGGAGAGCAGCACCTCGCCGGTCTCCAGGTCGGTGATGTTGGCGACGCCGTCCTCCGGGGCCTCGAAGGTCTTGTCGTGGGAGCCATACTCCTCGGCCTTCTGGGCCATCAGGCCGACGTTGGGCACGGTGCCCATGGTGGCCGGGTCGAAGGCGCCATTCCATTTGCAGAAGTTGATCATCTCCTGGTAGATGCGCGCGAAGGTCGACTCCGGCATCACCGCCTTGACGTCCTTGAGGCGGCCGTCGGCGCCGTACATCTTGCCGCCGGCACGAATCATGGCGGGCATCGAGGCGTCCACGATCACATCGCTGGGCGAGTGGAAGTTGGTGATGCCGCGTGCCGAGTCCACCATGGCCAGTTCCGGCCGCTGGTCGTGGCACGCGTGCAGGTCGCGGATGACCTCCTCGCGCTGGGTCTCGGGCAGGGTGTCGATCTTCTCGTACAGGTTCGCCATGCCGTTGTTGACGTCGACGCCCAGCTCATCGAACAGCGCGCCGTGCTTCTCGAAGGCTTCCTTGTAGAAGATCTTCACGCAGTGGCCGAACACGATGGGGTGCGAGACCTTCATCATCGTCGCCTTGACGTGCAGGGAGAACATCACGCCGGTCTTGCGCGCATCCTCGATTTCCCGCTCGTAGAACTCGAGCAGCGCCTTCTTGCTCATGAACATGCTGTCGATGACCTCGCCTTCCTGCAGGGAGATCTCGGGCTTGAGCACGCGTGTCTGGCCGCTGTTGGTGATCAGCTCCATCTTCACCTTGCGGGGGCGATCCAGGGTCATCGACTTCTCGCCGTGGTAGAAGTCGCCGCCGTGCATGTGAGAGACGTGGCTCCGTGAGGCCTGGCTCCACTCTCCCATGTGATGCGGGTACTTGCGGGCGTAGGCCTTGACGGCCTTGGGCGCACGGCGGTCGGAGTTGCCTTCACGCAGCACCGGGTTGACGGCGCTCCCCTTGACCTTGTTGTAGCGCGCCTGGATGTCTTTCTCTTCGTCGCTCTTCGGCTCGTACGGGTAGTCCGGCAGGGGATAGCCCTGTCCCTGCAGCTCCTTGATGGCCTCATGAAGCTGCGGCATGGACGCGCTGATGTTGGGCAGCTTGATGATGTTGGCTTCCGGCGTCTTGGCCAGGGCGCCCAGTTCGGCCAGATGATCCTCGACACGCTGGTCTTCTGCCAGATAGTCGGGAAACAGCGAGAGAATCCGTGCCGCCAGGGAGATGTCGCGGGTTTCCACGTCGATACCGGCAGCGTCGGTGAAGGCGTCGATGATCGGTAGCAGCGAGTGGGTCGCCAGCGCAGGCGCTTCGTCGGTAAAGGTGTAGATAATCTTCGGCGTGTGGGGCATGGGGCGTGGATCTCCCTGGTCACTGCGGTGGCATGGAATTGGGGTGCCATGCGCGGGCGCCCCGGCGGAGGTGGACAAGCCTACCAAGATTGTCGACAAGTGTCCCGCGCAGCTTACTCCCGCCGGGGGTGAGTGGTACACTCCGGGCTCCACTCAATAGACCAAAAGGGGAGTTCGCCATGGGGTTCAACAAGATCGTCGTTCCTGAGAGTGGCCAGAAGATCACCGCCAACGCCGACAATACCCTTAACGTGCCGAACAATCCGATCATCCCGTACATCGAGGGTGACGGCATCGGCGTCGACGTGACGCCGGCGATGATGATCGCCATCGATGCCGCCGTGCAGAAGGCCTACAACGGCGAGCGCAAGATCCACTGGATGGAAGTCTACGCCGGCGAGAAGGCCACTCACGTCTACGATGCCGACACCTGGATGCCGGAAGAGACACTCGAGGCGGTCAAGGACTACGTGGTGTCCATCAAGGGCCCGCTGACCACGCCGGTGGGTGGTGGCATTCGTTCCC from Halomonas aestuarii encodes:
- a CDS encoding pseudouridine synthase, with product MNLYLLHKPYRMLSQFTDRRVDASERRATLADVIPVPGIYAAGRLDFDSEGLLLLSDDGELIHRISDPRHKQPKTYRVQVEGEPSDAALQALREGVELKDGRTRPAKVRQLASSDLAEREPPLDPRRHPVTTWLELTITEGRNRQVRRMTAHVGHPTLRLVRVAIGPWTLEGLAPGEWRRETLHAPRKPATGRRRNQGKGGRR
- a CDS encoding NADP-dependent isocitrate dehydrogenase, with the translated sequence MPHTPKIIYTFTDEAPALATHSLLPIIDAFTDAAGIDVETRDISLAARILSLFPDYLAEDQRVEDHLAELGALAKTPEANIIKLPNISASMPQLHEAIKELQGQGYPLPDYPYEPKSDEEKDIQARYNKVKGSAVNPVLREGNSDRRAPKAVKAYARKYPHHMGEWSQASRSHVSHMHGGDFYHGEKSMTLDRPRKVKMELITNSGQTRVLKPEISLQEGEVIDSMFMSKKALLEFYEREIEDARKTGVMFSLHVKATMMKVSHPIVFGHCVKIFYKEAFEKHGALFDELGVDVNNGMANLYEKIDTLPETQREEVIRDLHACHDQRPELAMVDSARGITNFHSPSDVIVDASMPAMIRAGGKMYGADGRLKDVKAVMPESTFARIYQEMINFCKWNGAFDPATMGTVPNVGLMAQKAEEYGSHDKTFEAPEDGVANITDLETGEVLLSQTVEEGDIWRMCQVKDAPIRDWVKLAVDRCRDSGMPAVFWLDPYRPHENELIKKVRAYLEEHDTEGLDIQIMSQVRAMRYTLERVVRGLDTISVTGNILRDYLTDLFPILELGTSAKMLSIVPLMAGGGMFETGAGGSAPKHVQQLLEENHLRWDSLGEFLAMGASLEHLAKQFGNARATLLAEALDKATGEFLEHNKSPSRKAGELDNRGSHFYLALYWAQALAAQDEDAELKKLFTRLAETLTANEATILEELNGVQGHPVEIGGYYHADPELARAVMRPSKTLNDALALVAQD